Proteins from a single region of Weeksella virosa DSM 16922:
- a CDS encoding LexA family protein, producing MKLIQDIQFGNELEFLTIEKVNTRYYAHYYGDVSAGFPSPAEDFRQERISLDERFLSKPESTFLVRVGGLSMYPHYQMNDVLVNRSDYQLMHGDDAVVSINNSDFTLKRWDANKKMFYALNPDFKDSLIIQPEDVVVCLGVVSTIIRELKRFRK from the coding sequence ATGAAATTAATCCAAGATATACAGTTCGGTAATGAACTCGAATTTTTAACAATAGAAAAAGTAAACACTCGGTATTATGCCCATTATTATGGTGATGTGTCGGCGGGCTTTCCTTCGCCTGCAGAAGATTTCCGACAAGAAAGAATCTCTTTAGACGAACGTTTTCTTAGCAAACCAGAAAGCACCTTTTTGGTTCGTGTAGGCGGTCTTTCGATGTATCCTCATTACCAAATGAACGATGTTTTGGTCAACCGATCAGATTATCAGTTGATGCATGGTGATGATGCTGTGGTGTCGATCAATAATTCAGACTTCACTCTAAAAAGATGGGATGCAAATAAAAAAATGTTCTATGCGCTGAATCCAGACTTCAAAGATTCTCTCATTATTCAACCAGAAGACGTAGTGGTTTGTTTGGGAGTGGTTTCGACGATCATTCGAGAACTGAAACGTTTCCGGAAATAA
- a CDS encoding SOS response-associated peptidase: MCYHVKVNKTKKELENNTRIPFLSNQKFEPKEHFNGFAHPYLPIIKTGQEAIELLQWGLKPSWAQEDFDTNNTLNARVETLEEKPSFRESFNNRCVLVVDSFYEWRHEGRNKIRYEIGHDNELLFLAALYQNDTFSVVTTEALGVMKYIHNRKQRMPIAFDSLPSCEQWLHGEDFVPFIDFSTQREDNQIRLF; this comes from the coding sequence ATGTGTTATCATGTAAAAGTGAATAAAACGAAAAAGGAATTGGAAAACAATACTAGAATTCCTTTCCTATCCAACCAAAAATTCGAGCCCAAGGAACATTTTAACGGTTTTGCGCATCCGTATTTACCGATTATCAAAACAGGACAAGAAGCCATAGAGCTTTTACAATGGGGGCTTAAACCAAGTTGGGCACAAGAAGATTTTGACACCAACAACACACTCAATGCACGTGTAGAAACGCTAGAAGAAAAGCCATCTTTTCGCGAATCATTTAACAACCGTTGTGTTTTGGTGGTCGATAGTTTTTATGAATGGCGGCATGAAGGGCGAAACAAAATAAGATACGAAATTGGACACGATAATGAGCTTCTATTTTTGGCAGCCTTATACCAAAATGATACATTTTCTGTTGTAACTACCGAAGCTTTAGGAGTGATGAAATACATCCACAATCGTAAACAAAGAATGCCAATTGCATTTGACTCTTTGCCTAGTTGTGAGCAATGGTTGCATGGAGAAGATTTTGTTCCGTTTATCGATTTTTCTACGCAAAGAGAAGACAACCAAATTCGTTTATTTTAA
- a CDS encoding endonuclease MutS2, whose amino-acid sequence MQVSKQTLKDLEFPVVLAEIIQYIYTEKVAERTKNLVPYSNRNELLIDLHTTSEYLSTLESGNSLPFSEYFILDEYLKRLSIENYYLPAEEFFKIKSNTLQIKEIKKYTRNFIEYVPYLHAKTEQIIYEKEIVKIIDQVFNKFGEIKDDASPELRIVRQEIRAISSRITELFNKSMSYHSDVLDEIRESVVGNRRVLAVKSALRKRVKGQFLGTSKTGSISYIEPESVLNPRRQLDELREEEKHLIIQILLKLTSEIAIYQPLIEEYQAFLEYLDLTQAKAKYAQNIQAILPTLKEELQLQLIDAYHPVLYLNNLRKERRTIPQTLSLTKKQRIIIISGPNAGGKSITLKTVGLNQLMIQSGILIPVHPKSEVGFFDKIFTDIGDNQSIENHLSTYSYRLKQMAYFLKYADEKSLLLVDEFGTGSDPELGGALAEVFFEEFYERNAYGIFTTHYTNIKLSAERLEEAINASMLFDKKSLEPMYKLELGQAGSSFTFEVAEKNKIPYRLINRAKKKVENDKVRLDKTILKLQQEKFEIQKTRDQVVELKETHEAHQGKLEEMQDKIQQKLYDFQQLYASEQKTLMMGKRINEMADSYLKSKNKKQLISNFLKIIEMENSKKTNEIQQQKKIEKIVAKEVQRELKSNANEIKKEQHKKEQREKEAMQKKIRELKIGDRVKINGSSSVGTIDKIKDDIIFINYGVFTTKISVDEVYKI is encoded by the coding sequence ATGCAAGTAAGTAAACAGACTTTAAAAGATTTAGAATTTCCGGTCGTACTGGCCGAAATCATCCAATATATATATACCGAAAAAGTTGCTGAAAGAACAAAAAACCTTGTCCCTTACAGTAATCGGAACGAGTTGTTGATTGATTTACATACCACTAGCGAATACCTATCTACCCTAGAAAGTGGAAATAGTTTGCCGTTTTCTGAATATTTTATTTTGGATGAATACCTGAAACGACTTTCGATTGAAAACTATTATCTGCCTGCAGAAGAATTTTTCAAGATAAAATCGAATACTTTACAAATAAAAGAAATAAAAAAATACACGCGTAATTTCATAGAGTACGTTCCATATTTACATGCAAAAACCGAACAAATTATTTACGAGAAAGAAATTGTAAAAATTATCGATCAAGTATTCAATAAATTCGGAGAAATAAAAGATGATGCAAGCCCTGAGTTGAGAATCGTTCGGCAAGAAATTCGCGCTATCAGTTCTCGAATTACAGAATTATTCAACAAATCGATGAGTTATCATTCGGATGTTTTGGATGAAATCAGAGAATCTGTTGTAGGAAATCGCCGTGTTTTGGCTGTAAAATCTGCTCTGAGGAAACGTGTAAAAGGTCAATTTTTAGGTACATCAAAAACTGGATCTATCTCTTATATCGAACCCGAAAGCGTCCTGAACCCGAGAAGACAACTCGATGAATTACGCGAAGAAGAAAAGCATCTGATCATCCAGATTTTATTAAAACTAACATCTGAGATTGCTATATATCAGCCACTTATAGAAGAATATCAAGCTTTTCTAGAATATTTGGATCTTACACAAGCCAAGGCAAAATATGCCCAAAATATACAAGCAATTTTACCCACCCTGAAAGAGGAATTACAACTACAACTAATCGATGCTTATCATCCTGTTTTGTATTTGAATAATTTGCGTAAAGAACGTAGAACGATACCTCAAACACTTTCTCTCACCAAGAAACAGCGCATAATTATCATATCTGGCCCCAATGCTGGAGGGAAGTCTATTACCTTGAAAACCGTAGGACTGAACCAGTTGATGATACAATCAGGTATTTTGATTCCGGTTCATCCGAAAAGCGAAGTTGGCTTTTTTGATAAAATTTTCACCGATATTGGTGACAATCAATCTATAGAAAACCATCTTTCTACCTATAGTTATCGACTGAAACAAATGGCTTATTTTTTGAAATATGCCGACGAAAAATCTTTGTTATTGGTGGATGAATTTGGGACGGGTTCTGATCCTGAATTGGGTGGCGCATTGGCGGAAGTGTTTTTCGAAGAGTTTTATGAGAGAAATGCTTATGGAATTTTTACTACACATTATACCAACATCAAACTAAGTGCAGAACGTCTAGAAGAAGCTATAAATGCCAGCATGCTTTTTGATAAAAAAAGTTTAGAACCGATGTATAAATTAGAACTCGGCCAAGCCGGAAGTTCGTTTACTTTTGAGGTTGCCGAAAAAAATAAAATTCCGTATCGATTAATCAACCGTGCAAAAAAGAAAGTAGAAAATGACAAGGTTCGTTTGGATAAAACGATTCTAAAATTACAACAAGAAAAATTCGAAATCCAAAAAACCAGAGATCAGGTTGTAGAACTAAAAGAAACGCATGAAGCTCATCAAGGAAAGCTAGAAGAAATGCAAGATAAAATCCAACAAAAACTCTATGATTTCCAACAGTTATATGCTAGTGAACAGAAAACTCTGATGATGGGAAAACGCATCAATGAAATGGCTGATTCTTATCTGAAAAGTAAAAATAAAAAACAGTTGATAAGCAATTTCCTCAAAATAATTGAAATGGAAAATTCGAAAAAAACCAATGAAATTCAACAACAAAAAAAGATTGAGAAAATTGTTGCCAAAGAAGTACAACGCGAATTAAAAAGCAATGCTAACGAAATAAAAAAAGAACAACACAAAAAAGAACAACGAGAAAAAGAAGCAATGCAAAAGAAAATTCGGGAATTGAAAATTGGCGATCGGGTAAAAATCAATGGATCGTCAAGCGTTGGGACGATTGATAAAATAAAGGATGATATTATTTTTATTAACTATGGAGTTTTCACAACGAAAATATCTGTAGACGAGGTTTATAAGATATAA
- the ung gene encoding uracil-DNA glycosylase, translated as MFDNIQDEKWLEVFRQEAKKDYFRDLIVFIEREYAEHTVYPPKSELFSAFLQTPFDAIKVVILGQDPYHGNGQANGLAFSVNSSVKIPPSLRNIFKELETDVLKKMPTSGDLLPWAKQGVFLLNDVLSVRKASAGSHKNKGWETFTQTIIQTISDQKEHVVFLLWGNHAHKKEKLIDTSKHLILKSGHPSPMSANQGKWFGNHHFSQTNSYLEKHNKEKINW; from the coding sequence ATGTTCGACAATATACAAGATGAAAAGTGGTTGGAGGTTTTTCGTCAAGAGGCTAAAAAAGATTATTTCAGAGATTTAATTGTTTTTATCGAAAGAGAGTATGCCGAACATACGGTTTATCCGCCCAAAAGCGAGTTGTTTTCTGCTTTTTTGCAAACTCCTTTCGATGCGATAAAGGTTGTGATTCTAGGTCAAGATCCTTATCATGGTAATGGGCAAGCAAATGGTTTGGCTTTTTCGGTGAATTCTTCTGTAAAAATTCCTCCGAGTTTACGAAATATTTTCAAAGAGCTAGAAACAGATGTATTAAAGAAAATGCCAACTTCTGGGGATTTATTACCTTGGGCCAAACAAGGTGTTTTTCTATTGAACGATGTTTTGTCGGTCCGTAAGGCTTCTGCAGGTAGCCATAAAAATAAGGGCTGGGAAACTTTTACCCAAACGATTATACAAACAATTTCGGATCAAAAAGAACATGTTGTTTTTTTGCTTTGGGGGAATCATGCACATAAGAAAGAAAAATTAATCGATACTTCTAAGCATTTAATTCTCAAGTCTGGACATCCATCACCGATGAGTGCTAATCAAGGAAAATGGTTCGGCAATCATCATTTCTCTCAAACCAATTC